Sequence from the Metopolophium dirhodum isolate CAU chromosome 2, ASM1992520v1, whole genome shotgun sequence genome:
attgatctttagCTTTGGCGACAGGGGCCATTAGCTTAAGTAAGCGACTGTTTagagttttacattaaattcggaaaaaaatatataataacaaactacataggtaatcataatattatattacaaatgttacattatatattgtttaactattgatgaaataaacatatttaaatattttattaattttaatagtcaGAACTTTCATTTTGTATCTATactgaatacaaatataaaaaaataataaaagtataatttttaaagaaaaattgcAGATTGATGaggataaaattatatcaattgtaAAAAGCATATGTCTCATGTGTGTGCAAAGCTGTAAGCATAAAGTAAGTTAACtgaataatttagtttaaatgttgtACTGTtgtataatcattattgtttttatctagCTAACTGATTTGGAAATAAAAGAATCCCTGACAGAATATGGTTTTAATGAAACAAAATTAgacatgattatattattttttgaaaatcaaaaaccCCACTTACTAGATATTTTATCATCTAGTGCGTTGGTATTCCCACACTTCAAAGAACTAGAGTGGCGATTTGAAACTGATGTAAGTTAAGTACAtagaaatatgataaatttaataatatattttaattttcttaatgaAGAAAATTGATCTCTTGCAAGAGTATATTTATAACTACCTTAGTGTATAATTTGTTGCCATTATCATTCTcacaacagttttttttaagaaacctacttatcaaaaataaatgcttaaaactataaaatataatgggtATTCTTTGTGTGGTATTAAAGTCTAAAAATTTGATATATGACTTGAAAacctcaaaatattattaattaagttttcatacattttagcATAAGGGTAAGtaacaaataataggtatttagatATCCAAGACTCGAGTAGTTTTTTTACAGCAAACATTCTATGTGTAAGATgtggtaattatattttatatttatgtgctTTTATAACTAGGGCATtgaatttaatagatttaaatacTTGAAGAATATACCAAAAATGCattcaaatatcaaaatatgcactatagaatccaaatttaaaaaaataaaacct
This genomic interval carries:
- the LOC132939897 gene encoding uncharacterized protein LOC132939897 isoform X2, whose amino-acid sequence is MDLIPVFITKLQIDEDKIISIVKSICLMCVQSCKHKLTDLEIKESLTEYGFNETKLDMIILFFENQKPHLLDILSSSALVFPHFKELEWRFETDMGSRSLLHQTVPVVTLKLDLEKKGISESLFLQTNPLNLVHIKDTLDAALKQNQSQWIRKIRRKLK